The DNA region TCACCAATGAGATGATTCACATAGAACCTAAACATTGCCCCGAAGCAGTGGAGCATTATTGTTCACTAGGTGCAAAGCGAAGGCCAGCAGGACCGGAAGGCGAGAAAGCAAGGCAACACTTGTCTTCACTTGGATGGTCTTTTTATTAccacaaaaaaagagaggaaggGGAAATGCGTTATAAATCACCTGCTGGAAGAATTTTTCCCTCCCTTGTTGGAGCTTGTAGATGGTGTGTCAAAACTGGTGCACATACTTCCACCGATCTCTCTCCCTCCACTGGAAGAGTCGTAAATAGAGATTTCATCGATAATGATCACGGCGATTTATGCACGAGTAAATCACAACTTGCGTTTGTGGCGGATGATTCCACTGTAAGTACCCCTTTATTAGAGAATGGCAATATGCAGTTAACCGATGTGCCAGTGTCGGAGGGGTTTGTTCAGTCGATCAAAGGTGAAGTTCAAAAAACCAGAATgtcgaggaggaagaggagaaaACTCGAATCAGATTGTCTTGAAGTCTCACTATTATCACCCAACAGAGGAAGGAAATCTAAAATGAGGCTGAGGGGAGATTCAAATGCTGATTCTTCAACCCCAGTGAGGCGATCTAGTAAAAGGGTACGCGAGAGGGATGCTTCTTCCTCTCAGCAGGCCCCTCGAACTATCTTGTCCTGGTTGATTGACAATAATGTGGTTTCGCCAGGAGAAAAAGTTCACTATCGCAGTAGCAAAAAGCGTCCTCGAATGGCAGGACAGATATCTCGTGAGGGGATCAAGTGTAGTTGCTGCGGGGCAATGTTTACTCTTAGTAACTTTGAAAAACATGCTGGCGGAAGTGATCATAGACCTTCTGCAAATATCTTTTTGGAGGATGGTAGGTCTTTGATTGAGTGCCAGTTGGAACTGAAACTACGTAATAGCCGTCGAAATTCAAAGTTAGAACGTCAATTGAAGGCAACCCAACATAATAGAAGAAGTGATAACATATGCTCTGTCTGTCACTATGGAGGTGAATTAGTTCTATGTGACCTGTGTCCATCCTCGTTTCATACTCAGTGTGTTGGTTTAAAGGTATTCCCCATATTCATCCACTTCTTGTTTAATAGCGCTTGATTATCTATTTCTTTCAAGAATAGGCATTGGCCATCTGGTCGAGTTAAAATCTTTTTAGGTTGTTTTGGTGTCATTAGATCTCTCTGTTTTTCACTGTGTTGAGCTCTAACAGGATGTCCCGGAGGGTGATTGGTTCTGTCCGTCCTGCTGTTGTCAGATTTGCAAATCTAATACCGGAAATAGACCAGCCAAAGACCCTTCTTTCCGCATATGTTATCAGTGTGAGCGACGATGTAAGTAACCTATATAGGTCCATATATACTTGTAAAATGAACGGAAATTTAGATTCTCGAGTATATCATGGCCTAACTGTTACAACTTCTTGTAGATCATGCTGAGTGCCTCACAATTGAAGAAGATGCACCCGGTTATTGGTTCTGCCACGATACATGTCAACAGGTACTGTTACCTGTATCCTTTTAAAGAACTCTGTTTGCATATTGTGGGTTTTTTAATCACGAGTGAAAATAGGTGTCGTTGAggctttttttaaatataactGTTCTAGTGCAGATATTTCATGGTCTGCGCGGGATTCTGGGGGTAAAGGTTCCTGTGGGAACTGAAAATATGACTTGGACTTTAGTGAAATACATGGAATCAGATTTTTCTAAGAACGGTGCAGCATCTAATGACGAGGGTCTGGTGGAGAGTTACAGCAAGCTTAATGTTGCCCTTAGCGTGATGCATGAATGTTTCGAACCTGTCAAAGAGCCAAGGACAAGGAGGGATCTGATGGAAGACGTTATTTTTAGTAGACGGTATGATAGTCTCGTCTCCCCATGGCTACTTATGCATAATTTTGAAGTTTCTCTAGACTCCATTTCTTTGCAATTGTGGAATGTTTTATACTTTTGCATACCCTAGTAATTTTTGTTTGTCTTGCCCATTCCTACATCTAGCAAATCTGACGGATAATAGTGGGCGTCTACTAGATtgaaattattataatttaattagaaaatatCATTTATCCTCACGTACCTTGAGTCCTTGACTATCATCTTAGATTCTTGTTTATTTGGTACTAATACTTAGATTTACAGGTCCGATCTTTACCGTTTGAACTTTGAAGGGTTCTACACAGTACTATTGGAAAAGAATGACGAATTGGTCTCAGCTGCTAGTGTGAGGTATTTGATGCTTcgcatttttattttcaactttcttatactGTTCTATTGAAGTAACTCGAAGTCTATGTCTTACCTACTTCAGGATATATGGCAAAACAGTTGCAGAAGTCCCTCTAGTCGCGACACGGTTTCAATTTCGTCGACTTGGGATGTGTAGAATTCTGATGAATGAGCTTGAGAAGGTATTGTGTTCCTATATTTTAGAACTCTATGGTTTTGCTTCATTTCCCTCTGACCTGCATAACGAATCATCCTGCTAAATTGCTATTGTTTACACACTATTATAACGGAAAAACGGGTTGCGTTGCTCACCTTATGTTTGTGCACTCAAAATTGTATTCCAGTCCATAAACTCAGCATCAAGCTGCCTATTCAGTATACACTTCTTTAATACCAACTTTTCAAGAAAAATGACTTGCAGTTCTATTCAGTCGAAGCGCTCACTTTCTCTTGTTATCACAGCGAACTTCTCCATAGTTTGTTGGTGCCATGTTATTTTGCTTATTTGATGTATTTGGCTTTTGCAGCAACTCGCAGAATTGGGAATCGAGAGGCTTGTGTTGCCTGCTATTCCAACTGTACTTAACACATGGATAAATTCATTCGGTTTCTCCAAGATGGATGAATCAGAGAGATTAAACTTTCTGGTCTACACCTTCCTCGACTTCCAGGGCACCGTATTCTGCCAGAAAATGTTGAATATCAATCTTTCTATGATTTTGGCCCTACCTGCAGGTAAATGAAATGTGCGACTGCTATTTGATCGAAGGGCGTTTTCTTCACAAAAAGGGATCCAACCCTCCTTTGACACCTTTCTgcagaaaaacaaacaaactgtTGTGACCACGTTGACTACTATGCCGACATTAAGTTTGATGGAAACAGTGCTGTCTCCGAAGTTCTCGAAAGGAAACAAGTAGAGGAGACCGACACCACAGAGCAAGAAATGGCCTGGTAATGCTACACTCCAATTATTAGACGGCATTCCTTGATTAATTATATCTCATATCGGCATTGTGATTAAAGATACGGGCTTTTGTTTCTGAAAATTTTACTTATTCGCCTCAGCAATAAAACAGTAGCTGACAAAGGCGATGCTGGTTGCTCCACTGAAAAAGCCATTGTGGTACTTCATCAGCCCACTCACCAGTTTCAAGTTCACTAATTTGCATATTTTCGATGAAATTTTCACTGTTAGCTATGTGTACAGGTGGTGGATCAACCAACTGTCCCGGACTACTCGTCTCTCCATCCCGCCCTTGATTATCCTTTACTATCCACGAGCAGTGGCACGCAATCTGAAAGCAGCACTCAGGTTACATTAAAATGCTACAAGCGAAGGAAAGTATCCGCCTGCTAAGGGCATTAGTCTTCTCAGTAATGTATCTAATCTTCTTCTTGTCGTACCTATCAAGCTACTCGAGAACCTCTCGACTTTGGGAAGTAAGCTGGAAGATACCCGACATAGCTCATAAGCTCAAAATAAACAGACGTGGCCCCATTGTCGATTTTTTTGCACAGATTACAATACTAGCTAACCAAATCCTAACACACTGCTGGTTTTTCAATGTCTTCAGCAGAGTTTTTTGAAGCTATCCGTTGAAGCAACGCGTTCGACGTGCTTTTGTATAAATTCCATTTACTGTTCTCTTTTGTTTTAACTAATGTTGTCACTCTTATCCTCAGGTCAGTCTCTGTAAATATTCTTCAAGAAATATTATGGTATGTGAAGTTAActtatttttgggaaattggaaaTATTAGTCCAAATTGTTTCTTGATTTTAGCACTGTGGAAAGTTTAATATTGCAATTATGGGTTTAATTGCATGAATTATACTTAAT from Salvia splendens isolate huo1 chromosome 9, SspV2, whole genome shotgun sequence includes:
- the LOC121747845 gene encoding uncharacterized protein LOC121747845 isoform X2, producing MAAKERKLLLHEKVEVRSLDDGFLGSWHPGVVIRCGELVRGVKYDHILCDDDDDKLVEDVKVTPAIDGVLDEEVKRPGEYRGLIRPCPKSLTLGAAGAWLLHYGVCVDLFLDDAWWEGVVLDHEDGCGRRRIFFPDLGDEVEGKVDDLRLSKDWDEVTQRWKYRGNWLFLELIEEQEKDWPLLVSVRQMWYEVRTKDKFEKVGEWTSSNREVWNELLQEVFCDNFKLAVEHLFANLSCKSGKQGQTSLKFLEKEFESVLKSEGPFRSSVAVAAPVEEGIPRNDLNHESNDRVQIQDDRLCVSVRPEKEQVLFPNPVEDSGISSSSSDESPSLKLRRGKRKILTQKRMLKWQSAVPKLVSGPKKCPDAIDRYKEYIPSKGIAQSELISDVSQHLLYLGWKIDFTREGIGNTMRRRYISPDGKTFPSLPGVFKKLDCDFELKHRSLQVSMHSKDAIANSVSSHEEAPLPSSKSQASSELSKSCITNEMIHIEPKHCPEAVEHYCSLGAKRRPAGPEGEKARQHLSSLGWSFYYHKKREEGEMRYKSPAGRIFPSLVGACRWCVKTGAHTSTDLSPSTGRVVNRDFIDNDHGDLCTSKSQLAFVADDSTVSTPLLENGNMQLTDVPVSEGFVQSIKGEVQKTRMSRRKRRKLESDCLEVSLLSPNRGRKSKMRLRGDSNADSSTPVRRSSKRVRERDASSSQQAPRTILSWLIDNNVVSPGEKVHYRSSKKRPRMAGQISREGIKCSCCGAMFTLSNFEKHAGGSDHRPSANIFLEDGRSLIECQLELKLRNSRRNSKLERQLKATQHNRRSDNICSVCHYGGELVLCDLCPSSFHTQCVGLKDVPEGDWFCPSCCCQICKSNTGNRPAKDPSFRICYQCERRYHAECLTIEEDAPGYWFCHDTCQQIFHGLRGILGVKVPVGTENMTWTLVKYMESDFSKNGAASNDEGLVESYSKLNVALSVMHECFEPVKEPRTRRDLMEDVIFSRRSDLYRLNFEGFYTVLLEKNDELVSAASVRIYGKTVAEVPLVATRFQFRRLGMCRILMNELEKQLAELGIERLVLPAIPTVLNTWINSFGFSKMDESERLNFLVYTFLDFQGTVFCQKMLNINLSMILALPAEKQTNCCDHVDYYADIKFDGNSAVSEVLERKQVEETDTTEQEMACNKTVADKGDAGCSTEKAIVVVDQPTVPDYSSLHPALDYPLLSTSSGTQSESSTQVTLKCYKRRKVSAC
- the LOC121747845 gene encoding uncharacterized protein LOC121747845 isoform X1 encodes the protein MKKSRYRFGRNSGASPFFDKVRSLDDGFLGSWHPGVVIRCGELVRGVKYDHILCDDDDDKLVEDVKVTPAIDGVLDEEVKRPGEYRGLIRPCPKSLTLGAAGAWLLHYGVCVDLFLDDAWWEGVVLDHEDGCGRRRIFFPDLGDEVEGKVDDLRLSKDWDEVTQRWKYRGNWLFLELIEEQEKDWPLLVSVRQMWYEVRTKDKFEKVGEWTSSNREVWNELLQEVFCDNFKLAVEHLFANLSCKSGKQGQTSLKFLEKEFESVLKSEGPFRSSVAVAAPVEEGIPRNDLNHESNDRVQIQDDRLCVSVRPEKEQVLFPNPVEDSGISSSSSDESPSLKLRRGKRKILTQKRMLKWQSAVPKLVSGPKKCPDAIDRYKEYIPSKGIAQSELISDVSQHLLYLGWKIDFTREGIGNTMRRRYISPDGKTFPSLPGVFKKLDCDFELKHRSLQVSMHSKDAIANSVSSHEEAPLPSSKSQASSELSKSCITNEMIHIEPKHCPEAVEHYCSLGAKRRPAGPEGEKARQHLSSLGWSFYYHKKREEGEMRYKSPAGRIFPSLVGACRWCVKTGAHTSTDLSPSTGRVVNRDFIDNDHGDLCTSKSQLAFVADDSTVSTPLLENGNMQLTDVPVSEGFVQSIKGEVQKTRMSRRKRRKLESDCLEVSLLSPNRGRKSKMRLRGDSNADSSTPVRRSSKRVRERDASSSQQAPRTILSWLIDNNVVSPGEKVHYRSSKKRPRMAGQISREGIKCSCCGAMFTLSNFEKHAGGSDHRPSANIFLEDGRSLIECQLELKLRNSRRNSKLERQLKATQHNRRSDNICSVCHYGGELVLCDLCPSSFHTQCVGLKDVPEGDWFCPSCCCQICKSNTGNRPAKDPSFRICYQCERRYHAECLTIEEDAPGYWFCHDTCQQIFHGLRGILGVKVPVGTENMTWTLVKYMESDFSKNGAASNDEGLVESYSKLNVALSVMHECFEPVKEPRTRRDLMEDVIFSRRSDLYRLNFEGFYTVLLEKNDELVSAASVRIYGKTVAEVPLVATRFQFRRLGMCRILMNELEKQLAELGIERLVLPAIPTVLNTWINSFGFSKMDESERLNFLVYTFLDFQGTVFCQKMLNINLSMILALPAEKQTNCCDHVDYYADIKFDGNSAVSEVLERKQVEETDTTEQEMACNKTVADKGDAGCSTEKAIVVVDQPTVPDYSSLHPALDYPLLSTSSGTQSESSTQVTLKCYKRRKVSAC
- the LOC121747845 gene encoding uncharacterized protein LOC121747845 isoform X3, with translation MKKSRYRFGRNSGASPFFDKVRSLDDGFLGSWHPGVVIRCGELVRGVKYDHILCDDDDDKLVEDVKVTPAIDGVLDEEVKRPGAWLLHYGVCVDLFLDDAWWEGVVLDHEDGCGRRRIFFPDLGDEVEGKVDDLRLSKDWDEVTQRWKYRGNWLFLELIEEQEKDWPLLVSVRQMWYEVRTKDKFEKVGEWTSSNREVWNELLQEVFCDNFKLAVEHLFANLSCKSGKQGQTSLKFLEKEFESVLKSEGPFRSSVAVAAPVEEGIPRNDLNHESNDRVQIQDDRLCVSVRPEKEQVLFPNPVEDSGISSSSSDESPSLKLRRGKRKILTQKRMLKWQSAVPKLVSGPKKCPDAIDRYKEYIPSKGIAQSELISDVSQHLLYLGWKIDFTREGIGNTMRRRYISPDGKTFPSLPGVFKKLDCDFELKHRSLQVSMHSKDAIANSVSSHEEAPLPSSKSQASSELSKSCITNEMIHIEPKHCPEAVEHYCSLGAKRRPAGPEGEKARQHLSSLGWSFYYHKKREEGEMRYKSPAGRIFPSLVGACRWCVKTGAHTSTDLSPSTGRVVNRDFIDNDHGDLCTSKSQLAFVADDSTVSTPLLENGNMQLTDVPVSEGFVQSIKGEVQKTRMSRRKRRKLESDCLEVSLLSPNRGRKSKMRLRGDSNADSSTPVRRSSKRVRERDASSSQQAPRTILSWLIDNNVVSPGEKVHYRSSKKRPRMAGQISREGIKCSCCGAMFTLSNFEKHAGGSDHRPSANIFLEDGRSLIECQLELKLRNSRRNSKLERQLKATQHNRRSDNICSVCHYGGELVLCDLCPSSFHTQCVGLKDVPEGDWFCPSCCCQICKSNTGNRPAKDPSFRICYQCERRYHAECLTIEEDAPGYWFCHDTCQQIFHGLRGILGVKVPVGTENMTWTLVKYMESDFSKNGAASNDEGLVESYSKLNVALSVMHECFEPVKEPRTRRDLMEDVIFSRRSDLYRLNFEGFYTVLLEKNDELVSAASVRIYGKTVAEVPLVATRFQFRRLGMCRILMNELEKQLAELGIERLVLPAIPTVLNTWINSFGFSKMDESERLNFLVYTFLDFQGTVFCQKMLNINLSMILALPAEKQTNCCDHVDYYADIKFDGNSAVSEVLERKQVEETDTTEQEMACNKTVADKGDAGCSTEKAIVVVDQPTVPDYSSLHPALDYPLLSTSSGTQSESSTQVTLKCYKRRKVSAC